The following proteins come from a genomic window of Rhodospirillaceae bacterium:
- a CDS encoding cob(I)yrinic acid a,c-diamide adenosyltransferase, with amino-acid sequence MVKLNKIYTRTGDEGETGIGDGSRLPKHALRVSAYGDVDEANAVIGIALSELNKSSSNPKIAATLLRIQNDLFDLGADLCVPEQDGEEPGTCLRITQAQIEALETDIDDLNESLSPLTSFVLPSGTVSAAHLHHARTVVRRTERMMTALAAEEHVNTAAMKYINRLSDLLFVMARVVNLAEGGDILWRPGGER; translated from the coding sequence ATGGTCAAACTCAATAAAATTTATACGCGAACCGGCGATGAGGGTGAAACAGGCATTGGGGATGGGTCACGCCTTCCAAAACATGCGTTGCGTGTCTCCGCCTATGGGGACGTTGACGAAGCGAATGCGGTGATAGGCATAGCTTTAAGCGAACTCAACAAAAGTAGCTCAAACCCTAAAATTGCTGCGACCTTGTTGCGTATTCAAAACGATCTGTTCGATCTAGGCGCAGACTTATGTGTTCCGGAACAAGATGGTGAAGAACCCGGCACATGTTTACGCATCACTCAAGCCCAGATTGAGGCTTTAGAAACTGATATTGATGACCTCAACGAATCTCTGTCGCCTTTGACCTCCTTTGTATTGCCAAGCGGAACAGTCTCAGCGGCTCACCTTCATCACGCCCGTACGGTCGTGCGACGTACAGAACGCATGATGACGGCTCTAGCGGCAGAAGAACACGTAAATACCGCTGCCATGAAGTACATAAACCGCTTATCTGACCTCCTTTTCGTCATGGCACGGGTCGTCAATCTGGCGGAAGGTGGAGACATTCTCTGGCGACCGGGCGGTGAACGTTGA
- the lptG gene encoding LPS export ABC transporter permease LptG: MNRLYPTLSLYIGWQFIVAFASVLLVVMGLIMLFDLIELVRRSVTAEDLGLGMLVGLAALKLPHTLQDVLPFAVMIGMMFALFRLARNSELVVMRSAGVSVWQFLAPTLFLVAAMGVFNLMVVNPFSASLYQTYEQLKDELFFKRSNTLNIGVGGLWLRESSDDKQAVVHARSVRQDGSVLFITEVSLFELDKTDRFVRRFEAKKGQLLEGFFRLDEVWESAPGVSSVFHTELFLPTTISIDQVQESFAAPETMSFWELPQFIKFSEDAGFATRPHRLYWHSLLASPFMFCAMILVASAFYLTTNNRLGGWTRRGLAGLGAGFMLYFFSRLTYALGLSAILPLPLAAWAPTAVAALLGTTYLFHREDG; this comes from the coding sequence TTGAATAGGCTCTACCCCACTTTATCACTCTATATTGGCTGGCAGTTCATTGTCGCATTTGCGAGTGTGCTGCTGGTGGTGATGGGCTTGATCATGTTGTTTGACCTTATTGAGTTGGTGAGACGGTCTGTGACCGCTGAAGACTTGGGGTTGGGCATGCTGGTCGGGTTGGCGGCCCTGAAACTCCCGCATACGCTTCAGGATGTTCTGCCATTTGCTGTGATGATTGGTATGATGTTCGCCCTGTTTAGATTGGCGCGCAATTCCGAGTTGGTTGTCATGCGATCTGCCGGTGTTTCGGTTTGGCAGTTTTTAGCGCCTACTTTGTTTCTTGTTGCGGCAATGGGTGTTTTCAACCTCATGGTCGTTAATCCGTTTTCTGCAAGTTTGTATCAAACCTATGAGCAGCTTAAGGATGAGTTATTTTTTAAACGTTCCAACACTCTTAATATTGGTGTGGGAGGGTTATGGCTGAGAGAAAGTTCAGATGATAAGCAAGCGGTGGTGCATGCCCGCAGTGTTCGCCAAGACGGGAGCGTTCTATTCATCACCGAGGTGAGCCTTTTTGAACTGGACAAGACGGATCGCTTCGTGCGCCGGTTTGAGGCAAAAAAAGGTCAGCTGCTTGAGGGTTTTTTCAGGTTAGACGAAGTCTGGGAGAGTGCCCCGGGCGTTAGTTCTGTCTTTCATACAGAACTCTTCCTCCCCACGACCATTTCTATTGATCAAGTTCAGGAGAGTTTCGCGGCGCCGGAAACAATGTCTTTTTGGGAGTTGCCCCAGTTTATCAAGTTTTCTGAAGATGCCGGATTTGCTACCCGTCCGCATCGTTTGTATTGGCATTCTCTTTTAGCATCCCCCTTTATGTTCTGCGCCATGATTCTGGTTGCTTCAGCCTTCTACTTAACCACAAACAATCGTCTTGGGGGGTGGACGCGTCGCGGGCTTGCAGGCTTGGGCGCAGGGTTCATGTTGTATTTTTTTTCTAGACTTACCTATGCGCTGGGATTGTCAGCCATTTTACCGCTTCCATTGGCGGCATGGGCACCCACAGCTGTTGCCGCTCTCCTTGGTACAACCTATTTGTTTCACCGCGAAGACGGCTAA